ACCGTGACGGTGGCCAGGCGACTGTTCGGCAATATGTACCAGCCGAATCATCTGGCGACGTATTTGTCGCTCGCCAGCGCAGGGGCCTTCTATCTCTGGTATCTCCGCAAGCTACCCGCGTGGCTCTGGCTGATCGCATGCGCCGCGTTCGACATCGGCATCTGCCTGACCGGGTCGCGCACGCCGTGGCTGCAACTGGCGTTGCTGTCGGCATCGGGATTGTGGCTCGTGTGGATGGAGCGTGCCGAGCCGACACGCAACATGCGCCGGTCGATGCGATGGTTCGTGCCGGTGGCGATCCTGCCGTTGCTCGCCCTGGTGACGATGTTCGTCGGCTGGGCGAACGTGGCCTGGGGATTGCAACTCGACGGCAGCGCTGTGGCCCGCATGCAGCAGGCCGGTCAGGTGACGGGGCGACTGAACCTGTGGGAGTACGGTCTGGCGATCTTCCGTGGGCACTGGTGGCTTGGGGCGGGTTGGTCGAACTACATCGACGCTCAGTTTGCTCTCGTCGACAAGCTCGGCCCGGTCGAAATGGCAGACAACGCCCACAACGTGTTGATCGACCTGCTCGCGAAGACCGGCATTATCGGCACGTTGGCGGTACTGGTGCCGCTGGCGTTCTGGTTCGTGCGCGCTGTGCGCGGCATCAAGGCGCCGCCGATCGCGCTCGCGTTCGTTCTGCTCGGCATGCTCGCCATCCATGCCATGCTCGAGTATCCGCAGCACTACGCGTTCTTCCTGCTGCCTGCATTGTTCCTGCTGGGTTTTTGCGAGACGAAGCAGATCGACAGCGTTTCGTCGACGGCGACCGGCGCCATCCATGGCGTGATCCTGTTGTTTGCGTGCGTGGCGATTCCCTGGCTCTTCCAGGACTACCAACGGGTCGAGGTGGCGTATCGGAGTGGCAAGATCGACACGTACCGCACTGATCCGGCACTCTTCTTTGCGCCTTACGGCGATTACGCGGTCACGGGCGCCTTGCTCCTGAGCCGGGATCAACTCGACGAGAAGCTGGCAGCGCATCGCGAGGCGCTGGCGCTGGGTGCAGGGCCGACGATGATCAAACGCTACATCGTGCTGCTGGCGATCGCCGGACGCGACGACGAGGCACTGGAAGACATTCGCCGTCTGAAGAACTACAACTCGGCGATCTTCCCGGGGCAGTACGCGGCACTCGTGCGCATGTTGCGAGCGCAGGGCGACGATCTGGCGCCGTTCGTCAAGCGAGTGATCGAGGTGTGGGGACGGCCGAAGGGCGATGCCGACGACGATGCCATGGTGCCTCTGCGAGGCAAGTCGCGCGTGTCGTAGCCACGCCGATGGCGTGCTGAACCCCCGCTAGCCAAGCAAAACGCCCGCGATACTCGCGGGCGTTTTGTTTTGCGGCATTTCCTGCCGGAGGTTCAGGCTTCGGGGGCGTCGCTTTCCTGATCGGTCTCTTCGCTGCGTGCCCAGAAGAACCGGTCGGGGAAATGGCGTCCCATGCCGGGGCGGAACGCATTTTCCAGCACCTGCTGCAAATACTCCTGTGCTTCGCGCACGGCCTCGGGCACGGCAAGGCCGTTGGCGAGCATGGCCGTGACGGCTGCCGCCAGCGTGTCCATGGCGCCAGCCACATTGTGCGGCGGGCGGTCCCAGGCGTCTTCGCGAACGACGCCGCCATCGGCATACAGCGTGTGCGTGAATTGCGGTGCGTTGCTGTCGCTCACCAAGATGAACTCGCAACCGTTTTCCAGCAGGATGGAGACCGCTTCGTCGAGCGAGATATTCTCGTTTTCGGTGATGGTCTGCGCTAGGGCCACGGCGCTGGCAGGGCTCACGACCAGCACACTGGCTTGCGGTACGAGAAGACTGGCCGTGGCCTCGCGCAACTCGTCGGCCGAGAGCAGATGCTCGCCCGCCAGCCCGAAGTCGGGCGCGACGACCAGAGGCGTCTCGTCGTAATCGGCCACGATCTCGGCAATCGCGGCGACATTTTCGGCGTTAATCGTGCTGCCGACCTTGAAGGCGGCGACCGGCATGTCTTCGAGCAGCATGCGCGCCTGATCGGCGATCCAGTCCGGATCGATCGGCTGCACTTCATCGCACGCGCGTGAGTCCTGAGAGGAGTAGCCGGTCAGCACCGACACGCCGTAGCCACCCATGCTGGCAAAGGTCAGCAGGTCGGCCTGGACGCCGGTTGCCGAGGTGGGGTCGGAGAGCCCGAAGGTCAGAAGAATGGGAGGGGATTCAGTGTGCATGGAGGCAGGATAGACGGCGATCTGGTCAGGCCTTGGGTTCGTTGGTACCATCACGCCTTAAATGCCCGTTTCGGAGCGCTGAAAAGCGCCGTGGGCACCCCCTGTCCGGACAATGCCCCGGCAG
This window of the Pandoraea fibrosis genome carries:
- the thiD gene encoding bifunctional hydroxymethylpyrimidine kinase/phosphomethylpyrimidine kinase, encoding MHTESPPILLTFGLSDPTSATGVQADLLTFASMGGYGVSVLTGYSSQDSRACDEVQPIDPDWIADQARMLLEDMPVAAFKVGSTINAENVAAIAEIVADYDETPLVVAPDFGLAGEHLLSADELREATASLLVPQASVLVVSPASAVALAQTITENENISLDEAVSILLENGCEFILVSDSNAPQFTHTLYADGGVVREDAWDRPPHNVAGAMDTLAAAVTAMLANGLAVPEAVREAQEYLQQVLENAFRPGMGRHFPDRFFWARSEETDQESDAPEA
- a CDS encoding PglL family O-oligosaccharyltransferase, which produces MKWLPSGGHFSLCLRIFQPVHCTAAILFPPLLLSLIGLTVALIWALPYNLVKHTYPISTFYSEALTFSLFGVLGLLAMIAVWQRDGRVLRMPRVTWMPLAFVAVILVQRAVMPTELPQLMMTALLYGVAMIVAVNAGFWLAQLGWRNALMRWSAVALTLGGLYAVGAQVVQAFHLEGNVPWLVARYTVTVARRLFGNMYQPNHLATYLSLASAGAFYLWYLRKLPAWLWLIACAAFDIGICLTGSRTPWLQLALLSASGLWLVWMERAEPTRNMRRSMRWFVPVAILPLLALVTMFVGWANVAWGLQLDGSAVARMQQAGQVTGRLNLWEYGLAIFRGHWWLGAGWSNYIDAQFALVDKLGPVEMADNAHNVLIDLLAKTGIIGTLAVLVPLAFWFVRAVRGIKAPPIALAFVLLGMLAIHAMLEYPQHYAFFLLPALFLLGFCETKQIDSVSSTATGAIHGVILLFACVAIPWLFQDYQRVEVAYRSGKIDTYRTDPALFFAPYGDYAVTGALLLSRDQLDEKLAAHREALALGAGPTMIKRYIVLLAIAGRDDEALEDIRRLKNYNSAIFPGQYAALVRMLRAQGDDLAPFVKRVIEVWGRPKGDADDDAMVPLRGKSRVS